From the genome of Solanum dulcamara chromosome 12, daSolDulc1.2, whole genome shotgun sequence:
CCtgtttatataaacaacatatCTTATTTGCTTAAGTAACTCTCAATTGTTTTTCGACGAACTACGAAATTCtttcaatattttgaatttttttcatcaatttttttcagaattttcacaatcaaatcggagtgaagaaaaaaaatgaagatgacaacatccgaagaagaagaagatgaaaacacaaaaagatgaaaagaaaggggaaaacgCATAAGAAAAAAGGCAAAGATattaaggaagaagaagatgaagtggaaaaggaacaagaaaagaagaaaaaggtagATGAATAAAAAAGAGATGGAGGGaataagaaattttgaattttgaaatataaaagGGAGACTTTTTGGGGTTGTGTTTtaatctttttaatttttaccctaaacttttaaatattctaattcaacCCCCATTTCCCCATaattaacaaagaaaaaaagaaaaaatatgaaaatcctTTTTTATTCATTAGAACTCTTGTGTGTCCCTTTTAGCTCGTTTTTCCTAGTTACTTTTTCAAATATAACAAATGACTCATGAAAAAAGACAATCCAATACACAAACATTCCATTCATGCTGAAAAAATGTCGTATTCCAAGGATATTTTAGTCTTAATTCTCAGGTGTGTGTACCTGCAAATAGAAGAAGATGAACAGGTGGTTAGTCTGATTCACCCTATTCCCCTCACCCCTTGAAGAAGGCGTGATTGGCTGGATCTCTTACTAACGCGTTCATTGAGTATAACAGAACAAATGAGTCTCGCTCAGTAAAGAGAGTTGTAGGATTCGTAAAACAATACTCTAGCATTAACCTTTTCCTCCAACAAACGCTTTAAAGGCACGTCCGCTTGGAAGATTATTCTTTCCTCCTGGGAGTGTAATTCctagaaaaaaaaactcaaaatagtcaTTTCCCAAGTTGGATAAATCAATATTTTGCACCAACCATGCATGACTTTCACTtcactcaaaaaataaaaataatcctCCAAAAGCTTCTCTCATGTCTCATTGTTCTGTTACTTTTAAGCCTTCCAATCACTTTGCCTTGCTTCATCTTGCAGTTAAGCTTCTCCATTGTGAATTAATTCATATTCAACATGGGATGGACAAAATCTGCCAGAAGAAAAATCTCTTTGCCCATAATCACAGTCATCATCTTTACCTTCTTAGCCTTCAGTTTCCTCTTGTATACCGAGAGGATCACTACTATTTCGAGGTTTAAGCCTAATTGCCCCAAAAGAATTTCTGCAGGTGTACCAGCTAGTTGATTAATTTCTATCCCAATTGCTCTCGTTAAAAAATTTTGTCGtgctgatttttttttgtttcttgacTTAATAGATGATACAGCATTGGAGAGAGATTCAATAAATAAACCAGCAGATgatattattgattttgatcCTGATGAATGCAGTGTCAATCATGGGAAATGGATTTTCAATTCTTCAATTAAACCATTGTACACAGACAGGACTTGTCCGTATATTGATAAACAATATTCTTGTATTAAGAATGGTAGAAATGATTCTTATTATCTTCACTGGGAATGGAAGCCTGATGATTGCATGTTGCCAAGGTTAGCGAGTTACTCGGACTCTTTAAAAATGTCACTAGATGTGTGTCAGATCCttcaaaagtagtgcatttttgaAGGATCTGACACGGATGAAGGACCTGACCCGGGTGCTGCTGCATTTGCAAAATGAAAGTAGTATAATTAATTCTTGGTTCTTTTTTCAAGTTACTTGAATTGACATCCTGACGTATGCAACGACTAAAACTTcaggtttgatttttttttgtttaacaaGTTCAGGTTTGATCCTGAGATTGCTTTGAGAAAGCTTCAAGGGAAAAGACTAATGTTTGTAGGGGATTCACTACAGAGAAATCAATGGGAATCTTTTATTTGTTTGGTTGAATCTGTAATCCCAAAAGGCAAGAAATCCATGAAACGAGGGCGTGTTCATTCTGTATTCAAAGCTAAGGTAATTCACCATATAACTCAAACATAAAATAAACATGGCATAATCGTAGATAGCCACTCAAAGTTGAGCGTGTGTCTGGATATGCATTACCAAAGTTAGAGTGACTACTTGTCAACCAAAGTTAGAGTGACTACTTGTCAGTTGAAGCCAAGTTTGAGTGCTTATCTACTTATTATGCCGAAAACATTGTCTTATTCAAGAATTTGCTCAAACAAATAAGGGATTTCACTTATTTGACAGGAATATGATGCCACCATTGAGTTCTATTGGGCACCTTTCTTGGTGGAATCTAACACAGATATTCCTATTAAAAGTGATCCAAAGCAGAGAATTATTAAAGTGGACTCAATTTCTCAACGTGCCAAAAATTGGTTAGGAGCAGACATCCTTGTTTTCAATACTTATGTTTGGTGGATGAGTGGACTCAAGACCAAAGCACTGTAAGTTCTTCTCTTTATACAGTTAACTTCTACAAAAAGGAATTATAGCAGCAGAGCCAGAAATTCTAACAAGGGAATTCAAGAAAACGTTGAATATCACAACCGGAATTACAAACTACAACCTCAGTTTTTGAGCCACCCTTGACGGTTACCACCAAACTAAAGGTTTTTATTGCTCCAGGGGAACTCAACAACTTATTCTACTTCccctattttttatttgtttgtttggttttgacttgatacggagattaaaaaagtaaaaaacacttttaaatcttatggtcttaaactaaagagATACGtagaatgtatcaaaatgttATTTAATCTTATGATTTTAAACATATCATCAGGTGGAAAGTCACAATTAAGGAgttgtcaaaaaagaaaaaaaatgctttttttttaaaaaaaaacttactaAAAAGAAAGTAAGACTGACATGCACAGTATAATTTTCGGGGACGGAGATTTTTATCAACCCCTTCTGATTATGTAGCTCTGCTCCTGTATAGAAGAATTTCTACTTTGGCTTTGCATATAGCTTTTAAAGTGATAAAAAAATGTAGATGGGGCGAATTCGAAAACGGAAAAGAAGGTTATGAAGAATTAGACACATCAGTTTCTTACAGAGTAGCATTAAGGACATGGGCAAATTGGATTGATTCAACAATTGATCCTACCAAAACAAAGGTTTTTTTCACTACGATGTCCCCTTCACACCAAAAGTAAGTTACCCCGACAAACACACACGTCAATTTCTTATTAAAATCGCGTTAAAATCCTGTAGAACTTAAACTCACAGAATCTTTTGCTGTCAGAAATAAAGAATGGGGTAACATGAACGGGATCAGGTGCTTCAATGAGACGAGACCAGTAACG
Proteins encoded in this window:
- the LOC129876698 gene encoding protein trichome birefringence-like 3 produces the protein MGWTKSARRKISLPIITVIIFTFLAFSFLLYTERITTISRFKPNCPKRISADDTALERDSINKPADDIIDFDPDECSVNHGKWIFNSSIKPLYTDRTCPYIDKQYSCIKNGRNDSYYLHWEWKPDDCMLPRFDPEIALRKLQGKRLMFVGDSLQRNQWESFICLVESVIPKGKKSMKRGRVHSVFKAKEYDATIEFYWAPFLVESNTDIPIKSDPKQRIIKVDSISQRAKNWLGADILVFNTYVWWMSGLKTKALWGEFENGKEGYEELDTSVSYRVALRTWANWIDSTIDPTKTKVFFTTMSPSHQKNKEWGNMNGIRCFNETRPVTKKGHWGTGSNKEMMNVVASVMRRMKVPVTVLNITQLSEYRIDAHTSIYGELQGKLLTADQRADPLHFADCIHWCLPGVPDTWNQLLFAYL